A single region of the Bdellovibrio sp. GT3 genome encodes:
- a CDS encoding RNA methyltransferase codes for MAENSIYVPRLAIGLVHYPVRDRQNKTVATNITNFDIHDIARAAQTFGVEKYYIIHPMKEQLMFVDRVLDHWRTGQGSAYNPMRKTALGSVKAIESVEKALEDWNTPETLLISTSARDEGLKKYSFSELRHEMHVEKKPVFMLFGTGNGMTTELLRSCSGVLESIRGAPPQDYRHLSVRSAVSICLDRVMGPW; via the coding sequence ATGGCTGAAAATTCAATCTATGTTCCACGTCTGGCGATTGGCCTGGTTCACTATCCCGTGCGGGATCGTCAGAATAAAACAGTGGCCACCAACATCACAAATTTCGATATCCATGATATTGCGAGAGCGGCTCAGACTTTTGGGGTGGAAAAATATTACATTATCCATCCGATGAAAGAGCAGTTGATGTTTGTGGATCGCGTATTGGATCACTGGCGCACGGGGCAGGGTTCAGCATACAACCCGATGAGAAAAACCGCCCTGGGCTCGGTTAAAGCCATTGAGAGTGTTGAAAAGGCCCTGGAGGACTGGAATACTCCCGAGACATTGTTAATTTCGACTTCAGCGCGGGACGAGGGCTTGAAAAAGTACTCGTTTAGCGAGCTGCGTCATGAAATGCACGTAGAAAAAAAGCCCGTATTCATGTTATTTGGTACAGGCAACGGCATGACAACAGAGCTTCTAAGATCCTGCTCCGGAGTATTAGAAAGCATTCGGGGAGCACCCCCGCAAGATTACCGCCATCTTTCTGTAAGATCGGCAGTAAGTATCTGTCTTGACCGCGTAATGGGTCCATGGTAG
- a CDS encoding vitamin K epoxide reductase/DsbA family protein encodes MKNSSSKNMFLLVAVIATLIAIGFHTYLTQHFYAVKFGTLEGASVCNVSSTFNCDTVTASKFASFLGIPMAMWGVAANLILLFLLCITRWNLTLDRDMTSRYAFLMSILVLLGSVVMGAISITSMTAYCLFCIGTYILSLISFVGAWKGATNPTISNLTEDIKDAFVTDKWFLGSLVAIPVIAFIANLMYTETKGFGDMEKISKERVGYWTMAPEQQFDNSKGLTLQMGTEPAVMTIVEFADFFCPHCKHAAPPIHSFVKGHTDVKLVFKPFPIDGTCNKAVQGGGDGVRCGLAASVFCAEKIAQKGWTAHDFIFEKQAEFMGAPILDKLLDQVATATGISADELKKCSSDTATLELISGMAKEGETAQIQGTPTVFVNGKLLTGGQSKPVLEEVYRAIKK; translated from the coding sequence ATGAAAAACTCATCAAGCAAAAACATGTTCCTTCTTGTGGCCGTGATCGCAACCCTGATTGCCATCGGCTTTCACACCTACCTGACTCAACACTTTTACGCTGTGAAGTTTGGAACCCTGGAGGGCGCATCCGTTTGTAACGTGAGCAGCACCTTTAATTGCGACACTGTGACAGCCAGTAAGTTTGCCTCTTTTCTTGGCATCCCTATGGCTATGTGGGGCGTTGCCGCCAATTTGATTTTACTTTTCCTTTTGTGCATAACTCGTTGGAATCTCACACTAGATCGCGATATGACTTCGCGCTACGCCTTCCTTATGTCCATCCTGGTACTTTTGGGTTCCGTGGTTATGGGAGCAATCTCCATTACATCAATGACGGCATACTGCCTATTCTGTATTGGAACATACATCCTATCTTTGATTTCATTCGTTGGAGCATGGAAAGGGGCAACAAACCCAACCATCAGCAACCTGACTGAAGATATTAAGGACGCGTTTGTCACTGACAAATGGTTCCTGGGCAGCTTGGTCGCAATCCCGGTCATCGCTTTCATCGCAAATCTAATGTACACAGAAACCAAAGGTTTCGGCGATATGGAGAAAATCTCCAAAGAGCGCGTAGGCTATTGGACAATGGCTCCGGAGCAACAGTTCGACAACTCCAAAGGCCTGACTTTACAAATGGGCACTGAACCAGCGGTTATGACCATTGTTGAATTTGCCGATTTCTTCTGCCCGCATTGCAAACATGCAGCTCCACCAATTCACTCTTTTGTTAAGGGTCACACAGATGTGAAGTTGGTTTTCAAACCATTCCCTATCGATGGCACCTGCAACAAAGCCGTTCAAGGTGGCGGTGACGGAGTCCGCTGCGGACTTGCAGCCTCTGTATTCTGCGCAGAAAAAATCGCCCAAAAAGGCTGGACTGCTCACGATTTCATCTTCGAAAAACAAGCTGAATTCATGGGTGCTCCGATTTTAGATAAACTATTGGATCAAGTTGCAACGGCAACTGGCATTTCTGCTGATGAGCTTAAAAAGTGCTCTAGCGATACTGCAACACTGGAGCTGATCAGTGGAATGGCAAAAGAGGGCGAGACCGCTCAGATCCAAGGAACTCCCACTGTTTTTGTAAATGGAAAACTACTAACCGGCGGACAATCTAAACCGGTACTTGAAGAAGTTTACAGAGCCATTAAGAAATAG
- a CDS encoding ChaN family lipoprotein — protein sequence MNDIQKWIRIRKDLYLQMEKQVRHRLGEDTPELMRYHKTYQNEFSRKWQAAEHAELWDQIADSQVVLMGDFHALHQSQKAQLRVLRNIPKNRPLVLAVEFFDAADQLKIDKFMSGKMSEKDFLKSIQWEAKWGFPWEHYRPILRYAQKNKIPVFGLNKAFAKRNATTLKSRDVFAGKKISELTKSHPESLIFVVYGDLHLASAHIPTEIQKNLGKPFAKKVLSLFQNSDKLYFQLLKKGEEGSTDLIRINRNTFCLMSVPPWVKWQNYLMYLEQAYDEGLHFTSDEEDDDDWDEDEDSDFAPVDFTDHVGRYVKIMADELGLKVSLSGLSVYTAHDDSFWSQVREHYDAKKQLWIQRLIEDENSFYLPEISAAYLARGTVNHAATLAMHYVHAQVSEAKTLFSEVPQDFLRLIWMEAVAYFGSKMINPKRKTDTIADIKASLVHKESSEIGKEALQLALAQKMHELMVITGVPGHRLQARPRRKLSYMVAATLLGGMMGERLFNGYQKKLLKVSALASFLQKPMDNKNFEAAYYGILEVVESLPAPFQSKKEKL from the coding sequence TTGAACGACATACAAAAGTGGATTCGCATTCGCAAAGACCTCTATCTGCAGATGGAGAAACAGGTTCGTCATCGTCTGGGGGAGGACACCCCCGAGCTGATGCGCTATCATAAAACGTATCAAAATGAGTTCTCGCGAAAGTGGCAAGCTGCTGAGCATGCCGAACTTTGGGATCAGATTGCTGATTCTCAAGTGGTTCTCATGGGGGATTTTCACGCACTTCATCAGTCTCAGAAGGCGCAGTTGCGGGTGCTGCGTAATATTCCCAAAAATCGACCCCTTGTTTTGGCGGTTGAGTTTTTTGATGCTGCCGATCAATTAAAAATTGATAAGTTTATGTCGGGGAAAATGTCCGAAAAGGATTTTCTGAAGTCCATTCAGTGGGAAGCCAAATGGGGCTTTCCCTGGGAGCACTATCGTCCGATTCTGCGTTATGCACAAAAGAATAAGATTCCAGTGTTTGGGTTGAATAAAGCGTTCGCCAAACGAAATGCCACGACCCTGAAGTCCCGGGATGTTTTTGCGGGTAAAAAAATCTCTGAACTGACGAAAAGTCATCCCGAAAGCCTGATTTTTGTGGTGTACGGGGATTTGCATTTAGCCAGCGCGCACATTCCCACCGAAATTCAAAAAAATCTGGGAAAACCGTTTGCTAAAAAAGTACTGAGTCTGTTTCAAAATTCCGACAAACTTTATTTTCAGCTGCTTAAAAAGGGTGAAGAGGGCAGTACGGATCTGATTCGTATCAATCGAAACACTTTTTGTTTGATGAGCGTTCCGCCGTGGGTGAAGTGGCAGAACTATCTGATGTATCTGGAGCAGGCTTACGATGAAGGTTTGCACTTTACCAGTGATGAAGAAGACGATGATGATTGGGATGAGGACGAGGATTCTGACTTTGCGCCTGTGGATTTTACGGACCATGTGGGTCGTTATGTGAAAATCATGGCAGACGAGCTGGGTTTGAAGGTGTCTTTGTCAGGGCTTTCGGTTTACACCGCTCATGATGATTCTTTCTGGTCTCAAGTGCGCGAGCACTATGACGCAAAAAAACAGCTGTGGATTCAGCGCCTGATTGAGGATGAAAATTCTTTTTACCTTCCTGAGATCAGTGCGGCCTACCTGGCACGGGGAACAGTGAATCATGCGGCAACTTTGGCGATGCACTACGTGCATGCGCAAGTGAGCGAAGCAAAAACACTGTTCAGCGAGGTTCCTCAGGATTTCCTGCGCTTGATTTGGATGGAAGCCGTTGCGTATTTCGGCTCAAAGATGATCAATCCAAAAAGAAAAACAGACACGATCGCCGACATCAAGGCAAGTCTTGTGCACAAGGAGTCTTCGGAGATCGGTAAAGAGGCTCTGCAGCTGGCTCTTGCGCAAAAAATGCATGAACTCATGGTCATCACGGGGGTTCCCGGTCATCGCCTGCAAGCCCGGCCTCGGCGAAAATTAAGCTATATGGTGGCGGCAACTTTGTTGGGTGGCATGATGGGGGAGCGTTTGTTTAACGGATACCAAAAGAAGCTTTTAAAAGTATCCGCTTTGGCTTCGTTTCTGCAAAAACCCATGGATAATAAGAATTTTGAAGCAGCTTATTATGGCATCTTAGAGGTGGTGGAATCACTGCCAGCCCCCTTTCAAAGCAAAAAGGAAAAGCTATGA
- a CDS encoding GYF domain-containing protein: MKKTWFRSVNLRPQGPYSLEEMRAFIHRGEVGFQDLILDESKGDVWKAAADWGVFELTLFPAGQSFIPGMPINEEVPEWVVLVGQNGGVPLQEGPYSVADIKAGLKAGRISPYQLIWKSGLSGWCQVKDRPEYYSSISSDQLSSESL, translated from the coding sequence ATGAAGAAAACCTGGTTTAGAAGTGTGAATTTAAGACCCCAAGGGCCTTACAGTCTGGAAGAAATGCGTGCATTCATTCATCGTGGCGAAGTCGGTTTTCAGGATTTGATTTTGGATGAAAGCAAAGGGGATGTCTGGAAAGCAGCGGCCGATTGGGGTGTCTTTGAGTTGACGCTGTTTCCGGCGGGTCAATCTTTTATACCAGGGATGCCCATCAATGAAGAAGTGCCGGAGTGGGTGGTGCTTGTCGGGCAAAATGGCGGTGTGCCATTGCAGGAAGGACCTTACTCCGTGGCAGATATTAAAGCGGGTTTGAAGGCTGGGCGAATTTCGCCGTACCAACTTATCTGGAAGAGCGGTTTAAGCGGCTGGTGTCAGGTTAAAGACCGTCCTGAGTACTACAGCTCCATCAGTTCAGATCAGCTTAGTTCAGAGAGTCTTTAA
- a CDS encoding ribonuclease HII, with translation MAKTKKKKPTGKITKYAAAEKSSRAGKSLTVVKAKKSAKPKKELDLPKVEWQEFMPTPIIGVDEVGRGCLAGPVYAAAVIFESADLQDLVTDSKLLSEERREELATLIKQKHKVGIGSASVEEIDELNILQASLLAMKRAIEALGVSGGHVLVDGNQKIPNLKGYQQTTVIKGDLRVAPISAASIVAKVTRDNLMKKLGAKYPLYGFEGHKGYSTPVHKQSIIEHGPCEEHRKSFAGVKEYV, from the coding sequence ATGGCAAAAACAAAAAAGAAAAAACCAACAGGCAAAATCACGAAGTACGCAGCGGCGGAGAAATCATCCCGTGCGGGCAAGTCGTTGACTGTGGTTAAGGCCAAGAAGTCTGCAAAACCGAAAAAAGAATTGGATTTGCCTAAAGTGGAGTGGCAGGAATTTATGCCGACTCCGATCATTGGTGTGGATGAAGTGGGGCGTGGATGCCTTGCGGGGCCGGTGTATGCGGCTGCCGTGATTTTTGAATCAGCAGATTTGCAAGATCTGGTCACTGACTCAAAACTTCTGTCCGAAGAGCGTCGTGAGGAACTTGCGACATTGATTAAACAAAAACATAAAGTTGGTATTGGCTCTGCAAGCGTTGAGGAGATCGACGAGTTAAATATCCTGCAGGCCTCTCTTCTTGCTATGAAGCGCGCAATTGAAGCCCTGGGTGTCAGTGGTGGACATGTTCTGGTGGATGGGAATCAAAAGATTCCAAATCTTAAAGGATATCAACAGACCACTGTGATCAAGGGGGATTTGCGTGTGGCGCCGATTTCGGCGGCATCCATTGTGGCCAAGGTGACTCGCGATAACTTGATGAAAAAGTTAGGAGCGAAATACCCACTCTATGGCTTCGAAGGTCACAAAGGTTACTCAACCCCAGTTCACAAGCAATCCATCATCGAGCACGGTCCATGCGAAGAGCATCGCAAGTCCTTCGCTGGCGTCAAAGAGTACGTCTGA
- a CDS encoding STAS domain-containing protein — protein sequence MDLKLVLDGDITIISLSGRIEIEKAQSFKKACLTTLADKKVVFCMKNLNFVGSSGIQSFFGLLNEMNAEKQLNVKIAGLTPDFQRLFAFSQCPALEVHESIEGALQSF from the coding sequence ATGGATTTGAAGCTCGTGTTGGACGGGGATATTACTATCATTTCTTTAAGTGGACGTATTGAGATTGAAAAAGCTCAGTCCTTTAAAAAGGCTTGTCTGACGACTTTGGCGGATAAGAAGGTCGTTTTCTGCATGAAGAACCTGAATTTTGTGGGTTCATCGGGTATTCAATCATTCTTTGGTTTGTTGAATGAGATGAATGCTGAGAAACAGCTGAATGTGAAAATTGCTGGACTGACTCCAGATTTCCAGCGCCTTTTCGCATTTTCTCAATGCCCGGCGCTGGAAGTTCATGAAAGTATTGAAGGCGCTTTGCAGTCCTTCTAA
- a CDS encoding YraN family protein has protein sequence MASKVTKVTQPQFTSNPSSSTVHAKSIASPSLASKSTSDKKIYWAHKRGVQSEEFVSKYYINRNYQLLKQRVKTPYAEIDLLFRSPSREKLLMVEVKTANQATFYNARISPRQKFRLMGAAVFLAARFNCQVEVHWAFVTRFGEITIIDDVT, from the coding sequence ATGGCTTCGAAGGTCACAAAGGTTACTCAACCCCAGTTCACAAGCAATCCATCATCGAGCACGGTCCATGCGAAGAGCATCGCAAGTCCTTCGCTGGCGTCAAAGAGTACGTCTGATAAGAAAATCTATTGGGCGCACAAACGAGGCGTCCAATCGGAAGAGTTCGTTTCCAAGTATTATATCAATCGAAATTATCAGCTATTAAAACAGCGAGTGAAAACTCCCTATGCGGAGATTGATTTGCTGTTTCGTTCTCCCAGCCGGGAAAAACTTTTGATGGTGGAAGTAAAGACGGCAAACCAAGCGACGTTTTATAATGCGCGAATATCACCGCGGCAAAAATTTCGACTTATGGGGGCGGCAGTTTTTCTTGCGGCCCGATTCAACTGTCAGGTTGAGGTGCACTGGGCCTTTGTGACTCGGTTTGGGGAAATCACAATCATAGACGATGTAACATAA
- the pyk gene encoding pyruvate kinase: protein MLADRRAKIVATIGPSTRDEKNLEKAIKAGMNVARLNFSHGTHEDHLKVIHSLRKLSKDLSAPVTILQDLQGPKIRVGKIENGKLEIKPGEKFTFTTAPVLGRQGLIPSDFKELPLACAPGTRILLDDGLMQVEVLQVRGEEVDVVVIDGGILKDRKGMNLPGVNLPVDPMTPKDLEDLEFGIANKVDYIALSFVRHARDIRKLREIIESRGSQAKIIAKIEMIEALENLEEICRLSDAVMVARGDLAVEVGQSRLPGFQKRIINVCNQLGRPVITATQMLESMIENPRPTRAEITDVANAVLDGSDALMLSAESASGKHPFKAIRTMHEIILEVERNEEKYYKISLESEFLSTPAAIAASASLSALKLNATAIICLTSTGKTASIISSFRPKARIISVTQHHEVLNSMELNWGIQTHAIKPYKNMEDILSEVDKLLVTHGLSKTGDKVILTLGQPIASGIKTNSLYVHTVGAESLVRLPDEQLPMRCQTDPSID from the coding sequence ATGTTAGCAGACCGACGAGCAAAGATTGTGGCGACCATCGGGCCGTCTACTCGTGATGAGAAAAACCTAGAAAAAGCAATTAAGGCGGGCATGAATGTGGCTCGCCTTAACTTTTCTCACGGGACCCATGAAGATCATTTAAAAGTGATTCACTCACTCCGTAAACTTTCCAAAGACTTGAGTGCTCCAGTGACGATCCTCCAGGATTTGCAGGGGCCTAAAATCCGCGTCGGAAAAATTGAAAATGGAAAGCTTGAAATTAAACCTGGTGAGAAGTTCACCTTCACCACGGCTCCGGTATTAGGACGCCAAGGTTTGATTCCTTCAGACTTTAAAGAGCTTCCGCTGGCTTGCGCTCCGGGCACACGCATTCTTTTGGATGACGGCCTTATGCAAGTCGAAGTATTGCAGGTTCGCGGTGAAGAGGTTGATGTTGTTGTTATTGACGGCGGCATCCTGAAGGACCGTAAAGGTATGAATCTTCCGGGTGTGAATTTACCGGTGGATCCAATGACTCCGAAGGATCTTGAGGATCTTGAATTTGGTATTGCCAACAAGGTCGACTACATTGCTTTGAGTTTTGTTCGCCATGCCCGTGATATTCGCAAACTGCGTGAGATTATCGAATCCCGTGGTTCACAGGCTAAGATCATTGCTAAAATTGAAATGATCGAGGCGTTGGAGAATCTTGAAGAGATCTGCCGTCTTTCAGACGCTGTCATGGTGGCTCGTGGTGACCTTGCTGTTGAAGTGGGTCAGAGTCGTCTTCCTGGTTTCCAAAAGCGTATCATCAATGTCTGCAATCAGTTGGGGCGTCCGGTAATCACGGCGACTCAGATGCTTGAGAGTATGATTGAAAATCCTCGTCCAACACGTGCTGAAATCACAGACGTGGCCAATGCGGTTTTGGATGGTTCTGATGCCTTGATGCTGTCGGCTGAATCGGCAAGTGGTAAACATCCATTTAAAGCTATTCGCACCATGCATGAGATCATTCTGGAGGTTGAGCGCAACGAGGAGAAATACTATAAGATCTCTCTTGAAAGTGAGTTCTTGAGCACACCTGCGGCTATTGCTGCCAGTGCGTCTTTGAGTGCGTTGAAGTTGAATGCCACAGCAATCATCTGTTTAACCAGCACAGGTAAAACAGCAAGCATCATTTCCAGCTTCCGTCCCAAGGCCCGCATCATTTCCGTGACTCAACATCATGAAGTGTTGAACTCGATGGAATTGAACTGGGGTATTCAAACTCACGCGATCAAACCTTATAAAAACATGGAAGACATTCTGTCTGAAGTTGATAAGTTGTTGGTGACTCATGGTTTGTCAAAAACCGGTGATAAGGTGATCCTAACTTTGGGGCAGCCTATCGCGAGTGGTATCAAAACAAACTCACTCTATGTTCACACTGTGGGTGCAGAGAGTCTGGTACGTTTGCCGGATGAGCAATTGCCAATGCGCTGTCAAACAGATCCAAGCATTGATTAA
- the rplS gene encoding 50S ribosomal protein L19 — protein MAKAVKKTVKKTVKAKSEVKETNLVRRVSVKAANKSIQAFDSGDTVNVYVKVKEGEKERVQLYKGIVTKIQGSGAAKSFTVRKISAGVGVERTFPFNSPALDKVELVNIGKVRRSKLYFLRKLSGKAAKIESELVTASSAAAE, from the coding sequence ATGGCTAAAGCTGTAAAAAAGACTGTAAAAAAGACTGTAAAAGCAAAATCTGAAGTTAAAGAAACTAACCTTGTTCGCCGTGTAAGCGTTAAGGCTGCTAACAAAAGCATCCAAGCTTTCGACTCTGGTGACACTGTTAACGTATACGTAAAAGTAAAAGAGGGCGAAAAAGAACGCGTTCAGCTTTACAAAGGTATCGTAACTAAAATCCAAGGTTCTGGCGCTGCGAAGTCTTTCACAGTTCGTAAAATCTCTGCAGGTGTTGGCGTAGAAAGAACTTTCCCGTTCAACTCTCCAGCATTGGACAAAGTTGAATTGGTAAACATCGGTAAAGTTCGTCGTTCTAAACTTTACTTCCTTCGCAAACTTTCTGGTAAAGCTGCGAAAATCGAATCTGAGTTGGTAACTGCATCTTCTGCAGCTGCTGAGTAG
- a CDS encoding HU family DNA-binding protein → MNKAQLIDIVAERTKSTKAQSENILDATLRVIQEALKKGDEVKLVGFGTFSKATRKPRQGRNPKTGQAVKIPSAHVPRFKPGKDLKDSLN, encoded by the coding sequence ATGAATAAAGCTCAACTCATCGACATCGTGGCTGAACGTACAAAATCCACGAAAGCTCAATCTGAAAATATTCTTGACGCCACTCTTCGTGTTATTCAGGAGGCCTTAAAAAAAGGTGACGAGGTCAAACTTGTTGGCTTTGGAACATTCTCCAAAGCCACTCGCAAGCCCCGTCAGGGCCGCAATCCAAAAACCGGCCAGGCAGTCAAAATTCCCAGCGCCCACGTACCAAGATTCAAACCAGGCAAGGATCTTAAAGACTCTCTGAACTAA
- a CDS encoding LPS-assembly protein LptD — translation MFLSLILSFATYSAAQSVETPAAKIQGILLNADSMFRDNEKETVELEGNVQIVYQGQHIKADKATVHLRTHRAELYGNVEISDMKNTIAGSHVKLDYENSTGIIYDGYVSSGPVAFSGSVLEKTGPEEFIVNNADYTTCTNCPASWSFSGSTVRAEMGGYAYIKNAILRISDVPVFWFPYLVVPLKSDRQSGVLTPGFELSDKGGFTAYIPYFWAISRSTDATITVKNYEKRGLKGMLEYRYALNENSEGTFSSASLYDRSFGTDELLNRFRPASDTNEPLERWYVKYDHYYDMPGGYIHRSTVNLASDLQYPKDFPLETMNYGDSAMESRMSLTKNTKDTLFMVDTSYYYNLLQSNPLSNNEDAVHRAPEIRWSQVEKNIGDTNFVYTLNLDYVNFARAGQAFDDMEYYTDPTNGNKVRIIKTSCGQDPNWSDKPGCYKIYDGYDPSTDLIRTGQRLDFLPTLSYPIRVTDGVDVLPRISYRETHYNFEVGDEKYFVRRYARTELTGRMDFSRIYGDRIDAKATRLKHEIIPEISYTNIPWIDQSSHPFYGQGQTNDAPYTSTDSISDLDLGSDYGLQFDYTDRVYDRNLVTLALTNKLIRKAWVGDRPEYQQIGYLKLAQSYDGTQNNKSQAEPWSDLSAILDVRLPRFQTYSIFNYYPYHGVTNASSRVRVLNDRGQFAQVALTQQYKIAPGKPVDESGRTEDWTLSAGFISRYVNLMGRFVYDANTQNSGVRNPKSWAYIAQFKPPGDCWMITFIQDQVTGGDTNLRLNFEFNFDGVAKPPIPPEALDQFGF, via the coding sequence TTGTTTTTATCATTAATCCTGTCCTTCGCGACGTATTCTGCGGCCCAGTCCGTAGAAACACCTGCAGCAAAAATTCAGGGCATATTGCTCAATGCTGACAGCATGTTCCGTGATAATGAAAAAGAGACCGTTGAACTGGAAGGCAATGTGCAAATCGTCTATCAGGGACAGCACATCAAGGCAGATAAAGCCACCGTTCACCTGCGCACACACCGAGCCGAGCTTTATGGCAATGTCGAAATCAGCGACATGAAAAACACCATTGCCGGCTCCCACGTCAAACTGGATTACGAAAACAGCACCGGGATAATTTATGATGGTTATGTCTCCTCAGGTCCTGTCGCTTTCTCGGGAAGTGTCCTGGAAAAAACCGGCCCCGAAGAATTCATCGTCAACAATGCCGATTACACGACCTGTACCAACTGCCCCGCTTCCTGGAGTTTTTCAGGCTCCACCGTTCGTGCCGAGATGGGTGGTTATGCTTACATCAAAAATGCCATTCTAAGAATTTCTGATGTTCCGGTGTTTTGGTTTCCCTATCTTGTCGTGCCACTGAAGAGCGATCGCCAATCAGGCGTATTGACTCCGGGATTCGAATTGTCCGACAAGGGGGGCTTCACGGCCTACATTCCTTACTTCTGGGCTATTTCGCGCAGTACAGATGCAACGATCACTGTGAAAAACTACGAAAAGCGTGGTCTCAAAGGGATGCTGGAATATCGCTACGCCCTGAATGAAAACAGCGAGGGCACGTTCTCTTCAGCATCTTTGTACGATCGCTCCTTTGGTACGGATGAACTTTTGAATCGCTTTAGACCCGCGAGCGACACCAACGAACCGCTGGAACGTTGGTATGTAAAATACGATCACTACTATGACATGCCCGGCGGTTACATTCATCGCTCGACAGTCAACCTGGCAAGCGACCTGCAATATCCGAAGGACTTCCCTCTGGAGACCATGAACTACGGTGACTCGGCCATGGAAAGCCGTATGTCATTGACTAAAAACACCAAAGACACGCTCTTCATGGTGGATACATCTTATTACTATAATCTTTTGCAATCGAATCCTCTTTCCAACAATGAGGACGCTGTTCACCGTGCGCCTGAGATCCGCTGGTCTCAAGTGGAAAAAAATATCGGCGACACAAACTTCGTCTATACTTTGAATCTGGATTACGTGAACTTTGCCAGAGCTGGTCAGGCTTTTGATGACATGGAATACTACACAGATCCTACCAACGGAAATAAAGTCCGTATCATCAAAACATCCTGCGGTCAGGATCCGAATTGGTCCGACAAACCGGGCTGCTACAAGATCTATGACGGCTACGACCCTTCAACAGATTTGATCCGTACCGGGCAACGTCTGGATTTCCTTCCTACTCTTTCTTATCCGATTAGAGTCACCGACGGCGTAGATGTACTCCCCCGAATCAGCTACCGCGAAACTCACTACAACTTCGAAGTTGGTGATGAAAAGTATTTCGTACGTCGCTACGCCCGCACGGAGCTTACGGGACGGATGGATTTCAGCCGCATCTATGGTGATCGCATCGATGCCAAGGCAACTCGGCTAAAGCACGAAATCATCCCAGAGATTTCCTACACCAATATTCCCTGGATCGATCAGTCTTCCCATCCGTTTTATGGTCAAGGTCAGACGAATGATGCCCCTTACACATCCACGGATTCTATTTCAGATCTGGATTTGGGCTCTGACTATGGTTTACAGTTTGACTACACGGACCGGGTTTACGATCGCAATCTGGTGACTCTTGCTTTGACAAATAAACTTATCCGCAAAGCCTGGGTGGGTGATCGTCCCGAATATCAGCAAATTGGTTATCTAAAACTTGCGCAGTCTTACGACGGAACTCAGAACAATAAATCCCAAGCGGAACCTTGGTCGGATCTGAGTGCCATTCTAGATGTTCGTTTGCCACGCTTCCAAACTTACTCGATCTTCAATTATTACCCTTATCACGGAGTCACCAACGCCTCTTCGCGTGTGCGTGTACTCAATGACCGAGGCCAGTTTGCACAAGTTGCACTGACTCAACAATATAAGATCGCTCCTGGGAAGCCTGTTGATGAATCCGGGCGCACTGAGGATTGGACACTCTCTGCAGGGTTTATTTCCCGCTATGTGAACCTGATGGGCCGATTCGTTTACGATGCCAACACTCAGAACTCCGGAGTTCGAAATCCAAAATCCTGGGCCTATATCGCGCAATTCAAACCCCCTGGCGACTGCTGGATGATCACTTTCATTCAAGATCAGGTGACCGGTGGTGACACCAACTTGCGCCTGAACTTTGAATTCAACTTCGACGGAGTGGCGAAACCACCAATTCCACCAGAAGCTCTGGATCAATTCGGATTCTAG
- a CDS encoding tetratricopeptide repeat protein → MKNQNSIFVVFCLCLTIGIVAVYGVLVGHFNGHQKYEIQISALNKKIEQEQFDNSLLTYQLKDFQQAVAQALPGDKTLQAKYELNNLAAAVRTPASESKVDLSPVVYERAKKYFNQKNYDKAISEFNGLLEKFPLSSHGVEAHFFIAESYFLKKDFRNSLAQIDDMVTQYPENDLTGFILLRMGQISEYNNQVDEAAEVYNTVLKNFKNEDLRKQARKLANSVEFK, encoded by the coding sequence ATGAAGAATCAGAACTCAATCTTTGTAGTTTTCTGTTTGTGCCTCACTATTGGTATCGTGGCCGTCTATGGCGTATTGGTGGGGCATTTTAACGGCCATCAGAAATACGAAATCCAGATCTCTGCTCTTAATAAAAAAATCGAACAAGAGCAGTTTGATAATTCCCTTTTAACTTATCAGCTTAAAGACTTTCAACAGGCTGTGGCCCAGGCGCTTCCGGGTGATAAAACCCTTCAGGCAAAGTATGAATTGAACAATCTTGCTGCGGCGGTGCGTACGCCGGCCAGTGAGTCCAAGGTTGATTTGTCGCCTGTTGTTTATGAGCGTGCGAAAAAATACTTCAATCAAAAGAATTATGACAAGGCTATCAGTGAGTTTAATGGCTTGCTTGAGAAGTTTCCTTTAAGTTCGCACGGGGTTGAGGCGCACTTCTTCATCGCTGAAAGTTACTTTCTTAAAAAGGACTTCCGTAACTCTCTGGCGCAGATTGACGACATGGTGACTCAGTATCCTGAAAATGACCTTACCGGGTTCATTTTGCTGCGTATGGGGCAAATCAGCGAATACAACAATCAAGTCGATGAAGCCGCTGAAGTTTACAATACAGTTCTGAAGAATTTCAAAAATGAGGATCTGCGCAAACAGGCCCGCAAGCTGGCGAACAGCGTGGAATTCAAATAA